A genomic window from Hippocampus zosterae strain Florida chromosome 13, ASM2543408v3, whole genome shotgun sequence includes:
- the lgsn gene encoding lengsin — protein sequence MSDSEDSQVTAWQCIDSIRDLESPRRSQDQMDGAGMSVGSGKGVRVTAKSAPAVDWVGGRSFKKPPDSPFSGGLPLEPYERPGSEGPDFGGDLIRPPPSGAPHRQTVEELKSFLRDGPVLHPARSPYSYPHGDGSGETGSGETGRRRSDVSPLRAFITFKPQPEASRKGPGSRENSPIHAPLAMESSSSPSPDANTNRQTEVPARAGNSGGSRRETKALHTDNGNESPDTSGNQRFISSMEAIKQQMARENINFVRFEATDLHGVSRSKTVPVRFFHEKAVYGIPMPRSYLELTLSPKSNEVDHANAANFSSDILLIPDLSTFRILPWAEQTARVICDPCTVTGAPLRTSPRLLAKQLLSQLQSLGFSLHSSFTYECCVLGAPDRMGPKTLLFPATTLLGNHDLPFFQQLVDGMYCMGADVDSMASASGPGQMEINLRPEFGIAAADSAFTFRTGIKEMARKHSYIASFFTDDGLYNAGVLSHSLWDANGRRSLFQSGEKAAAGELSDIGRKWLAGLLTHSAALSCLMSPGLGCRSHMAKAVKDPKRTLYATYGCNDNSSSFNVKSHGGRETHIDNKLGSAMANPYVVLAATAAAGLDGIRRNLSIEGGVRKAPAQQKEFAIAVKLDDALEALAEDHVIRGALGEPFVQYFIAMKKFEIETQELDDERNKCLEYFI from the exons ATGAGTGACTCTGAAGATTCCCAGGTGACCGCTTGGCAGTGCATCGACTCAATCCGCGACCTTGAAAGCCCACGTAGGAGCCAAGACCAAATGGACGGCGCGGGGATGAGCGTGGGGAGCGGGAAGGGGGTGAGGGTGACGGCAAAATCTGCGCCGGCCGTGGACTGGGTTGGCGGCCGAAGCTTCAAGAAGCCCCCGGACTCTCCTTTCTCCGGCGGACTTCCGCTTGAGCCATATGAGCGGCCCGGCTCGGAGGGACCGGACTTCGGCGGGGACTTGATTCGGCCGCCTCCAAGTGGGGCCCCACACAGGCAGACTGTGGAGGAACTCAAGAGCTTCCTGAGGGACGGACCGGTTCTCCACCCCGCAAGAAGTCCTTACTCCTACCCGCACGGGGACGGCAGCGGCGAGACCGGCAGCGGCGAGACCGGCAGGCGGCGGAGCGACGTCAGCCCACTGAGAGCGTTCATTACCTTCAAACCTCAGCCTGAGGCTTCTAGAAAGGGGCCCGGATCCAGAGAGAACTCTCCCATTCACGCGCCTCTCGCCATGGAGTCATCCAGCTCGCCCAGCCCTGACGCCaacacaaacagacagacagaagttCCCGCGCGCGCTGGCAACAGCGGAGGCTCCCGCAGAGAGACCAAAGCCCTTCACACAG ATAACGGGAACGAGAGCCCGGACACGTCAGGGAATCAAAGGTTCATCTCCAGCATGGAGGCCATCAAGCAGCAGATGGCCAGGGAGAACATCAACTTTGTACGCTTCGAGGCCACCGACCTGCACGGGGTCTCCAGATCCAAGACCGTGCCCGTCCGCTTCTTCCAT GAAAAGGCGGTGTACGGCATCCCCATGCCGAGGAGCTACCTGGAGCTGACGCTGAGTCCGAAGAGCAACGAGGTAGACCACGCCAACGCCGCCAACTTCAGCAGCGACATCCTCCTGATTCCGGACCTGTCCACCTTCCGGATCCTCCCGTGGGCCGAGCAGACGGCGAGGGTCATCTGCGACCCGTGCACGGTGACGGGCGCTCCCCTGCGGACGTCCCCTCGCCTCCTGGCCAAGCAGCTCCTGAGCCAGCTCCAGAGCCTGGGCTTCTCCTTGCACTCCTCCTTCACCTACGAGTGTTGCGTGCTGGGGGCGCCCGACCGCATGGGGCCCAAGACGCTGCTGTTTCCCGCCACCACCCTGCTGGGTAATCACGACTTGCCCTTCTTCCAGCAGCTGGTGGACGGCATGTACTGCATGGGCGCCGACGTGGACAGCATGGCCTCGGCCAGTGGGCCGGGCCAGATGGAGATCAACCTGAGGCCCGAATTCGGCATCGCGGCGGCCGACAGCGCCTTCACCTTCCGCACCGGCATCAAG GAGATGGCCCGCAAACACAGCTACATTGCGAGCTTCTTCACGGACGACGGCCTCTACAACGCCGGCGTGCTCTCCCACAGCCTGTGGGACGCCAACGGGCGGCGGAGTCTGTTCCAAAGCGGCGAGAAGGCGGCGGCGGGTGAGCTGTCCGACATCGGCCGCAAGTGGCTGGCCGGGCTCCTGACGCACTCGGCCGCCCTCAGCTGCCTCATGTCGCCGGGTCTCGGTTGCCGCAGCCACATGGCCAAGGCCGTCAAGGACCCCAAGCGGACGCTGTACGCCACCTACGGCTGCAACGACAACAGCAGCTCCTTCAACGTCAAGTCCCACGGAGGCCGCGAGACCCACATCGACAACAAGCTGGGCTCGGCCATGGCCAACCCCTACGTGGTTctggccgccaccgccgccgccggatTGGACGGCATCCGCCGCAACCTGAGCATCGAGGGCGGCGTGCGCAAGGCGCCCGCTCAGCAGAAGGAATTTGCCATCGCCGTCAAGCTGGACGACGCCCTGGAGGCGCTGGCCGAGGACCACGTCATCCGCGGCGCCTTGGGCGAGCCCTTTGTCCAGTACTTCATCGCCATGAAGAAGTTTGAAATTGAGACCCAGGAACTGGACGACGAGAGGAACAAGTGCCTGGAATACTTTATCTAG
- the ptp4a1 gene encoding protein tyrosine phosphatase type IVA 1 isoform X2 — protein MARMNRPAPVEITYKNMRFLITHNPTNATLNKFIEELKKYGVTTAVRVCEATYDAAPVVKEGIQVLDWPFDDGAPPSNQIVDDWLNLLKLKFREEPGCCVAVHCVAGLGRAPVLVALALIECGMKYEDAVQFIRHVAARSTASSSSTWRNIVQRCGCASKIPTAIATTAASSRTAMAVT, from the exons ATGGCGCGCATGAACCGACCCGCGCCGGTGGAGATCACCTACAAGAACATGAGGTTCCTCATCACTCACAACCCCACCAACGCCACCCTCAACAAGTTTATCGAG GAGCTGAAGAAATACGGCGTGACCACGGCGGTGAGGGTGTGCGAGGCCACGTATGACGCCGCTCCGGTGGTGAAAGAGGGAATTCAAGTCCTG GACTGGCCGTTTGACGACGGCGCTCCCCCCTCCAACCAGATTGTGGACGATTGGCTCAACCTGCTCAAGCTCAAGTTCCGCGAGGAGCCGGGCTGCTGCGTGGCCGTGCACTGCGTGGCGGGCCTCGGCAG AGCTCCCGTCCTGGTCGCCCTCGCCCTCATCGAGTGCGGCATGAAGTACGAAGACGCCGTGCAGTTCATCCGGCA CGTCGCGGCGCGTTCAACAGCAAGCAGCTCTTCTACCTGGAGAAATATCGTCCAAAGATGCGGCTGCGCTTCAAAGATTCCAACAGCCATCGCAACAACTGCTGCATCCAGTAGGACGGCGATGGCGGTCACATGA
- the ptp4a1 gene encoding protein tyrosine phosphatase type IVA 1 isoform X1, protein MARMNRPAPVEITYKNMRFLITHNPTNATLNKFIEELKKYGVTTAVRVCEATYDAAPVVKEGIQVLDWPFDDGAPPSNQIVDDWLNLLKLKFREEPGCCVAVHCVAGLGRAPVLVALALIECGMKYEDAVQFIRQKRRGAFNSKQLFYLEKYRPKMRLRFKDSNSHRNNCCIQ, encoded by the exons ATGGCGCGCATGAACCGACCCGCGCCGGTGGAGATCACCTACAAGAACATGAGGTTCCTCATCACTCACAACCCCACCAACGCCACCCTCAACAAGTTTATCGAG GAGCTGAAGAAATACGGCGTGACCACGGCGGTGAGGGTGTGCGAGGCCACGTATGACGCCGCTCCGGTGGTGAAAGAGGGAATTCAAGTCCTG GACTGGCCGTTTGACGACGGCGCTCCCCCCTCCAACCAGATTGTGGACGATTGGCTCAACCTGCTCAAGCTCAAGTTCCGCGAGGAGCCGGGCTGCTGCGTGGCCGTGCACTGCGTGGCGGGCCTCGGCAG AGCTCCCGTCCTGGTCGCCCTCGCCCTCATCGAGTGCGGCATGAAGTACGAAGACGCCGTGCAGTTCATCCGGCA GAAGCGTCGCGGCGCGTTCAACAGCAAGCAGCTCTTCTACCTGGAGAAATATCGTCCAAAGATGCGGCTGCGCTTCAAAGATTCCAACAGCCATCGCAACAACTGCTGCATCCAGTAG
- the LOC127613133 gene encoding malate dehydrogenase, cytoplasmic-like isoform X1 yields MLTLLTSMYLMARAFSSQADPIRVVVTGAAGQIAYSLLYSIAKGDVFGKEQPLVLVLLDIPPMLPVLDGVVMELQDCALPLLREVIPTDKVEVGFKDIDAAILVGSMPRKEGMERKDLLKANVAIFKTQGAALDKFAKKTVKVLVVGNPANTNCLIASKSAPSIPKENFSCLTRLDHNRASSQVALRCGVSSDKVKNVIIWGNHSSTQYPDVHHAKVNVRGAEAAAYDCVKDDAWLRGAFISTVQQRGAAVIKARKLSSAMSAAKAICDHMRDLWFGTKEGEFVSMGVYAGGNSYGIPEDLIYSFPVQIKNQSWKVVDGLGINDFSRAKMDATAAELVEERDTALDFLSQ; encoded by the exons ATGTTGACGTTGCTGACCTCCATGTATCTGATGGCACGGGCCTTTTCGTCGCAG GCTGATCCCATCCGAGTTGTGGTGACCGGCGCCGCCGGGCAGATCGCCTACTCGCTGCTCTACAGCATCGCCAAGGGCGACGTCTTCGGGAAGGAGCAG CCCTTGGTGCTGGTGTTGCTGGACATCCCGCCCATGCTGCCGGTGCTGGACGGCGTGGTGATGGAGCTTCAGGACTGCGCCCTCCCGCTGCTGAGGG AGGTGATCCCCACCGACAAGGTGGAGGTGGGCTTCAAGGACATCGATGCCGCCATCCTGGTGGGCTCCATGCCCAGGAAGGAGGGCATGGAGAGGAAGGACCTGCTGAAGGCCAACGTGGCCATCTTCAAGACGCAGGGGGCCGCCCTGGACAAGTTTGCCAAGAAGACGGTCAAG GTTCTGGTGGTGGGCAACCCGGCCAACACCAACTGCCTGATCGCCTCCAAGTCGGCTCCGTCCATCCCCAAGGAAAACTTCTCTTGCTTGACCCGGCTGGACCACAACCGTGCCTCCTCGCAG GTGGCGCTGCGCTGCGGCGTGTCCTCGGACAAGGTCAAGAACGTCATCATCTGGGGCAACCACTCCTCCACGCAGTACCCGGACGTTCACCACGCCAAGGTCAACGTGCGCGGCGCCGAGGCGGCCGCGTACGACTGCGTCAAGGACGACGCTTGGCTCAGGGGAGCCTTCATCTCG ACGGTGCAGCAGCGTGGCGCCGCCGTCATCAAGGCCAGGAAGCTGTCCAGCGCCATGTCGGCCGCCAAGGCCATCTGCGACCACATGAGGGACCTCTGGTTCGGCACCAAGGAG GGTGAATTTGTGTCCATGGGGGTGTATGCCGGAGGAAACTCTTACGGCATCCCAGAAGACCTCATCTACTCCTTCCCCGTCCAGATCAAA AACCAGAGCTGGAAGGTGGTGGACGGCCTCGGCATCAATGACTTCTCCCGGGCCAAGATGGACGCCACGGCCGCCGAGCTGGTGGAGGAGCGAGACACCGCCCTAGATTTCCTGTCCCAGTGA
- the LOC127613133 gene encoding malate dehydrogenase, cytoplasmic-like isoform X2 — protein MADPIRVVVTGAAGQIAYSLLYSIAKGDVFGKEQPLVLVLLDIPPMLPVLDGVVMELQDCALPLLREVIPTDKVEVGFKDIDAAILVGSMPRKEGMERKDLLKANVAIFKTQGAALDKFAKKTVKVLVVGNPANTNCLIASKSAPSIPKENFSCLTRLDHNRASSQVALRCGVSSDKVKNVIIWGNHSSTQYPDVHHAKVNVRGAEAAAYDCVKDDAWLRGAFISTVQQRGAAVIKARKLSSAMSAAKAICDHMRDLWFGTKEGEFVSMGVYAGGNSYGIPEDLIYSFPVQIKNQSWKVVDGLGINDFSRAKMDATAAELVEERDTALDFLSQ, from the exons atg GCTGATCCCATCCGAGTTGTGGTGACCGGCGCCGCCGGGCAGATCGCCTACTCGCTGCTCTACAGCATCGCCAAGGGCGACGTCTTCGGGAAGGAGCAG CCCTTGGTGCTGGTGTTGCTGGACATCCCGCCCATGCTGCCGGTGCTGGACGGCGTGGTGATGGAGCTTCAGGACTGCGCCCTCCCGCTGCTGAGGG AGGTGATCCCCACCGACAAGGTGGAGGTGGGCTTCAAGGACATCGATGCCGCCATCCTGGTGGGCTCCATGCCCAGGAAGGAGGGCATGGAGAGGAAGGACCTGCTGAAGGCCAACGTGGCCATCTTCAAGACGCAGGGGGCCGCCCTGGACAAGTTTGCCAAGAAGACGGTCAAG GTTCTGGTGGTGGGCAACCCGGCCAACACCAACTGCCTGATCGCCTCCAAGTCGGCTCCGTCCATCCCCAAGGAAAACTTCTCTTGCTTGACCCGGCTGGACCACAACCGTGCCTCCTCGCAG GTGGCGCTGCGCTGCGGCGTGTCCTCGGACAAGGTCAAGAACGTCATCATCTGGGGCAACCACTCCTCCACGCAGTACCCGGACGTTCACCACGCCAAGGTCAACGTGCGCGGCGCCGAGGCGGCCGCGTACGACTGCGTCAAGGACGACGCTTGGCTCAGGGGAGCCTTCATCTCG ACGGTGCAGCAGCGTGGCGCCGCCGTCATCAAGGCCAGGAAGCTGTCCAGCGCCATGTCGGCCGCCAAGGCCATCTGCGACCACATGAGGGACCTCTGGTTCGGCACCAAGGAG GGTGAATTTGTGTCCATGGGGGTGTATGCCGGAGGAAACTCTTACGGCATCCCAGAAGACCTCATCTACTCCTTCCCCGTCCAGATCAAA AACCAGAGCTGGAAGGTGGTGGACGGCCTCGGCATCAATGACTTCTCCCGGGCCAAGATGGACGCCACGGCCGCCGAGCTGGTGGAGGAGCGAGACACCGCCCTAGATTTCCTGTCCCAGTGA